In Halobaculum sp. XH14, a single genomic region encodes these proteins:
- a CDS encoding amidohydrolase, producing the protein MSLAVEHDELVSFRRDLHRHPEPAWCEFYTTARIVEELEKRDVDEIHYGPEILGSERMNVPDDDELGEWFERAKAAGAREEILAELEGGYTGAVAVVRRGEGPVVGLRVDIDALPIQEADADHAPADAAEPFRSENEGWMHACGHDAHATFGLGAIDEVLDSDFEGTLKVFFQPGEEQIVGGEPMANSELIADVEYLIAAHVGLDHPTGEVVAGVDGFLAVSHFRAEFSGEPAHAGGHPEEGKNSVQAMAAAIQNLYAIPRHHDGATRVNAGLVGGGTATNIIPEESFIEGEVRGETTDLMEFMDGKAETVLRSAADMHEVEVETERLGRAPSATSDQELVDVVADVADGVSGVESVPVRDELGGSEDATFLMQAVQNNGGYATYVGIGTDHPGGHHTSTFDVDEESLDIGVEVLSKAVLEAAKRRP; encoded by the coding sequence ATGAGCCTCGCAGTCGAACACGACGAGCTCGTCTCGTTCCGACGTGACCTCCACCGCCACCCCGAGCCGGCGTGGTGCGAGTTCTACACGACCGCCCGGATCGTCGAGGAACTGGAGAAACGCGACGTGGACGAGATCCACTACGGCCCGGAGATCCTCGGCTCCGAGCGGATGAACGTCCCCGACGACGACGAACTCGGTGAGTGGTTCGAGCGCGCGAAGGCGGCCGGCGCGCGCGAGGAAATCCTCGCGGAACTGGAGGGCGGCTACACCGGCGCGGTCGCGGTGGTCCGCCGCGGCGAGGGGCCCGTCGTCGGCCTCCGGGTCGACATCGACGCGCTCCCCATCCAGGAGGCCGACGCCGACCACGCGCCCGCCGACGCGGCGGAGCCGTTCCGCTCGGAGAACGAGGGCTGGATGCACGCCTGCGGTCACGACGCCCACGCGACGTTCGGTCTGGGAGCCATCGACGAGGTGCTCGACTCCGACTTCGAGGGCACGCTGAAGGTGTTCTTCCAGCCGGGCGAGGAGCAGATCGTCGGCGGCGAGCCGATGGCGAACTCGGAACTGATCGCGGACGTGGAGTATCTCATCGCCGCCCACGTCGGCCTCGACCACCCGACCGGCGAGGTCGTCGCGGGCGTCGACGGCTTCCTCGCGGTCTCGCACTTCCGCGCGGAGTTCTCGGGCGAACCGGCCCACGCGGGCGGCCACCCGGAGGAGGGGAAGAACTCGGTGCAGGCGATGGCGGCGGCCATCCAGAACCTCTACGCCATCCCGCGCCACCACGACGGCGCGACGCGGGTGAACGCCGGCCTCGTCGGCGGCGGGACGGCGACGAACATCATCCCGGAGGAGTCGTTCATCGAGGGCGAGGTGCGCGGCGAGACGACCGACCTCATGGAGTTCATGGACGGGAAGGCCGAGACTGTCCTCCGGTCCGCGGCCGACATGCACGAGGTCGAGGTCGAGACCGAGCGCCTGGGGCGTGCACCCTCGGCCACCTCGGACCAGGAACTCGTCGACGTCGTCGCCGACGTCGCCGACGGCGTGTCCGGCGTGGAGTCGGTGCCCGTCCGCGACGAACTCGGCGGCAGCGAGGACGCGACGTTCCTCATGCAGGCGGTCCAGAACAACGGCGGCTACGCCACGTACGTCGGCATCGGCACGGACCACCCCGGCGGCCACCACACGAGCACGTTCGACGTGGACGAGGAGTCGCTCGACATCGGCGTCGAGGTGCTCTCGAAGGCGGTGCTGGAAGCGGCGAAGCGGCGACCCTGA
- a CDS encoding universal stress protein, translated as MYEDILVPTDGSRAADAAIEHAVTLADRFDATLHALYVVDSTAYSSLDAGSQIVSEALGREGEDAVDRIAASGTDADVPVVESVVSGTPFRSILEYADREGIDLITMGTHGRTGIDRYLLGSVSERVVRSANQPVLTVRLREDEEGSAPE; from the coding sequence ATGTACGAGGACATCCTCGTGCCGACCGACGGGAGTCGAGCCGCGGACGCCGCCATCGAGCACGCGGTGACGCTCGCGGACCGGTTCGACGCCACGCTCCACGCGCTGTACGTCGTCGACTCGACGGCCTACTCATCGCTGGACGCCGGCAGCCAGATCGTCTCCGAGGCGCTCGGGCGGGAGGGCGAGGACGCCGTGGATCGCATCGCCGCGTCGGGAACCGACGCCGACGTCCCAGTCGTCGAGTCCGTCGTCTCCGGGACGCCGTTCCGCTCCATCCTCGAGTACGCCGACCGGGAGGGCATCGACCTCATCACGATGGGGACGCACGGCCGCACGGGCATCGACCGCTACCTGCTCGGGAGCGTCAGCGAACGCGTCGTCCGCTCGGCCAACCAGCCCGTACTGACGGTCAGACTGCGCGAAGACGAGGAGGGGAGCGCCCCCGAATGA